aaataatttcatcctcaaaattagcATACCGTAATGTCAAAATCTTaaggatatataattttttatcttatcctCGAACTCCTATATAATCTTCTTTATTAGAAAAAAGAAATTCAAAATCTTTTATCATAATTCCTTCGCTTAAACCATTTCACTTTCGCTATGCACTCTAATTTAACCCACCAAAGCTCTCGAATTTGCTAAATAAACTCTGAACCAATAAAATCATGGACTATCAACCTCTCGAATTATAAACAAAGATATAAATTGTCCATCAAAAGCCAAACTCTATGAATCATCTCTGTCATAATCCCTAATAATCATAAATTTAAGTTTTCAATATCACCTGTGTCTTGTCCTAATTGTTTATGTCATAGtcccaaatgatcataacctaatctCTGATGCCACTCTATCATCCCCCAATCCAACACCTAGGTTGGCCATGTGACACGGCCACATGAACCCAAGAGCAATGCCTTGAAAATCATGTAAGACCTAAATAATAAATAAGTCTACAAGAATATCGACAGAATTCTAAAATTTCAattatatttatcaaatcaaatcaatccatCTTTATTGAATAATGCTCACaagattgaaatatttatttgGCATCAGAAAATCAATTAACTAACTAAGGACTCCATTGCTCAAACTTGATGCCCAATCTAATCGATACTATGCTCCTTGCAAgtttgaagaagaaaaagagtgtGAGCTTTTcaacccagtaagaatcctccatGCTCAGACCTACATGAATATGAATTATCTTTATGATAATattagcatataataaaatagtaagaTTTATGTATCAATAATTTGAATAATGCTCAATAGAATAATATGTATAGTATAAATCACACATATATAAGCCATGCCAATATGCACATCAAATCCAACCATATAGCTACTCAGTTGTTTGCATATCACTATGCAAAAATCTCAAgataaatatgatttataaacAATAATTTGATTCAACAATATCCTAGtgaatttttttctttactaTCTAATTAATACAATTGAACTATGATCACATTATCACTCTGTCAATGGACTAGATCCGCTCATGCTTCAACCTACAGTAGACTAGTCACACATCATGCTTTCATCCGTGATCGAAAACCACATCTCAATTTATGGCTGACACTATAAGTATCACATTTCATACATGCCGGTTAGTCCATATATCCTTCAATTAGACACGAttcatcatcttgatttgattttatTACTAGACTACTCATAATCATTCTTCAACCCATGGTAGGCTAAAATATCTCAGCCTACGACTGATATGCCCCATTTCATACATGTTCGACTAATCCACATACTTTTCCTTTTTCAcacttataattatataaattattatttaattttttaatattagaataatcacAACATGCTTCAGCCCATGATTGGtcaaacacaatgatgcatcctAGCCTAAGGCTAACCCAAAACACACCACATTTCTTGTATGGCCAATCAATCCAAATACCGTCCATACCTCATCCATATTATTAAAGTCATAATCTGATTTTCAGTATTAGATTAGTCACAATCATGCTTCAGTTCATGGTAGGCCAAAATAATAATACTGCATCCCAACTTGAAGCTGACCtagcatatatcatatatgtttcTTATATGACCAACCTAAATGCCGCCCACCCCatcaattatattaagtcatgttTTTTCTTTCCTCACACagcataatatttataattaagcatCAATTAATCATAATCTATGGAATACCAAATCAACAATGTATAATACTCATACcaatatatataagatatatgatatcatgtaggtGCATCTATATATTACACAGATGATCATGTTGAAAAATCCTTATCTCTATCAATGATTGACTCAAatataataattgataaattttttgatctacgaaCTTGGAGATAAGATATTCCACTTGTCATCTTGTACAGTCAGTCACACCTCTATATAATcaagatcaaacataaaaatcatagatGATTAAAAATGATAGAAATTTATGGTAAATGATCCTAACTTTGTAAGTTCATAACTAGGGCTGACAATTTGTATTCACAGATCATAAATGGGTCAACTCATTTTCGACACGAACCCATATAAGCTAAATCTGaacatgatccatttattaaacgGGTCAAGATTTACAATCCGCACACGGCCTACTTAATAaatggatcatccacataaatatgattattaAATGGAACATGTCGGATTGACATGAACATGACCCGTTTATGATATGATTGTGAAATTATAAAGATATATCTAGTTCAATAAATTTAATAACAAtgcaaataatataataatacaagTATACAATTGGTAACAAAATAACATGAAAAATCCATCCATCCATACTAATATAACCATGAAAAATCTATAAATAGTTTTTATACAATATTAAACAGTTCTTATCATAACTTATGGTTATGGAGGAAGATGTGTTTGTGTTAgagtttgagagagagagagagagagagagagagagaaacggtAGAGAAGGAATGAGTTTGAGAGTGTGTTTGTTATGTTTATATTTTATGAAGTTAGGACTATCTTaaagtttttcaaaaaataatcttatcttttaaaaattttataaaaatattaaacagATTAGGTGGGTTGGATTCGCATTCATGGGTCAACCTGTGAACTCATATGAATTTTATGGGTTGTAATCGTGTCAACCTGTTTTTGATTCGAACCCGCACAAACCCAATCCgaatttatattttttgtgtCAGTTCCGTATCGTGTTCGTGTGTCATGTCAAAAATTGCCAGCCTTATCATGACCCCTCCCAAGATTAACTATTCAATTGAAATATACCTAAACATCTGACCCTCGACTAATCTATTGAATTTTTAGAGAaataaatccatgaagagagaaaaaattatagagagaaactcatagagaaagaaagtagagagagaaaataaatgaagagagggaaggaagagagagaagagagagaaactctctcactttttcttttttttcttttctttctttgtttctttctcttcttttttttttttcttttgtgtttCCTTTACTTGGAAGAATAGAGGTGGAAGATTTTAGGGACCACCTCTCCCCCATACATGTGATCCCCAGTGGTGGCGGCGACTTGTCCCTATCCTGCTGGCTGCACCGACCCCCGACAACTCGAGCACAACAAGTTCGATGCTGGCGGCTAgtcagaaggaagaaaaaaaaggagaaacaaGGGATGGCCCTATTTTAATATTAATCTGGCACCTCACTGGCCTAAATCCTAACAACGGCAATCCCCTTAGAGATCGGAAGAAAGAATAAAGGGAGATCTAGGCTTTATCTTGGCTCCAATGAGATTGTATGGTCGGTTTGTCAAAAAAATCTTAATGACCCTCcacagaaaatcaagaaaaaaattgaaaaatttcttACTGACGATGGATAGGGTTTGATGGCAAAGTGGCTAGGAAAGGGAGAAGACTCTTATGGACCAAGCTTCCTAGGGTTTGGCTGCCCTAGGACCACTTGTCTTAGCTAGAAATAGAGAAGAGGAAGACTTTCAATCCTCTACCTCACATGCACAGCACAtaggatttttatattttttggatgcttTTTGATTCATGCGGAAAGAAAACAAAACCTAATAGGTTGGGTCCTTGGAATTGGGTAGTTAATGCCTCCCCTTTCATCTATCTATATGTACATATGCGCACATGCCTGCACATGCACACATCCACACATTATCAAGTGAACTAATAAATTTCAGCATAAATCTTCTttctttgaaaagattttttcttttttggtacaaatttttttcttttttataacaTCTTTTTTGAATGAAAACTACCCACTCCCATCCCAAGATCCACGACCAAAaaggaaaaataaagaaaagaagaataaatgCTTTTGCTTCATGTATAGGGTTGGAACTAGGTTTGGACCGATCCGAGGTCCATCTTGTTGGCCTGACTTCAGGTTAGGCTTCGGACTAACCTGacttagatcaaaaataattcaaGTCGAGCTTGGACCTAATTATAGAGCACGTTTATTTTTCAGATCAGGCTCGGATATATCTTTAGTTGAGCCCTAAGTCTAGCTCAATCAAAAATTCGATGATGCACTACGGTGAATAACACGCCACATTATCCCCTGTATCTCACGGTGAATAACATGCCACGTTAACCCCCTATATTTCACTAGTTTCTAATTGCGTGCTATCCACCATGCATATGCTCcgagatttgctccgatagatgACCAATATAAGGATCAAGTATTTGGAGGCGGCTCTGAACCAGGACGTCCGCTACTTCGACACTGAGGTCTGCATATCTGACGTCATCTATACCATCAATGCTGGCATGGAGAAGCTGTGGGCACGGTGGGTTGGGGGGGAGGTGGTTGTGGTGCGGAGAAGCTGCGGGCATCATGGGAAGAGGAGCCATAGGTGGAAGGAGGTGAAGGAGCCATGGGTAGGGGGACAATAGGCGTGGGGGGGCGGGGGGGTGGGGGGAGGAGGACCGAGGGTGGAGAAGCCACAAGCGTGGGGCCAGAGGGGGTTGAGGAAGGGAGACCGAGGGTAGAAGAGCCACGAACGGACGGAGGAGCTACTGGTGGCACTGGAGGTAGGTACGGAGAAGCTACATATAGAGGGAGATGGAAGAGCCGTGGGAGGATTTGTTGAGGTTAGGGCTTagccttttctttttatttttttcaattttttaaaaaagaaaagagagatggctaaaattttaattaggctaCCCCTATTGGGTTCGGGTCGGTCTTGGGCCCGAGCTCGCTGGAATTTTTAAAAACTTTCGGGCTAAAGCCTGGCCCAAAGCCTGAAACGAAGTTTCGAGCAGGAGTGTGGCCCAGGTCGGCCCGGCCCATTTCCAGCCGTATAATCATATATGGCAATTAGACTTCCTCTAAAGCAACAACATTGGTAAATATGACACCAATATCACTCTGATATTTTTGATTGCCTTGcatctttcttttcctttgtcttttttttttttttctccaagcaTTCATATTGTTAAGTTACATTAGACGCATCTTTATGGGCCTGAAGCCTTATCATGCACGCTTAAACCTGAAATTACAGCTGAAGCAACTCctccaaaaaaattaataataagggGCAGCCGAAGCCCCGATCAAATTGGGGTACAGCAGAAAGCTTATCTAGCTAGCTGGCTCAAGGCCTATGTTATCTAGGAACCAACTCCAGGAAGCTAAAATGTTGTAGATCTTCAACCTACTGATTCAGCATACTAAGAGCCTGTTTGGATATTTATAAGGGCTGTTTGGATATTCCTATAGGATTATACTGAAAATCCTGCAACATTTTTAGCCATCCCTATTTTTGGTGCAAATGCCAGATAATCTCTTATTctttttctattggagaagtgcATCTTTCGGTGGAACGGAGCACTTTTGTTGATGCTCAAGAGAGTCATCGCACATTGCTTAACCCCAAGCAATTTTAAAGCAGTGGCACCACATCCCTCTTTTTTAAGTTCAGAACATTTTAAAGCATTCTCTCATTGATTCTGAATCCCTAAGGCCTTACTAATGAATAAAGCTAAACCCATAGAGCCATGCTGAACAAACTCCATGCTCTTCTAAAATCATACATGAAACAGGAGTTTCGCGATCTTCCATTGACACGACATCCACAACTTCTCAATGGAGATTAAATCCCAGAGATGATATATTAGTCAGTAGTGATTTTAGCAGGAAAGCTGAAGGAAAAACTTTTTTTATCCATTGATTCCAGTTTTGCTTACACTAACGTGTCACTGAATCATCTCCAGCCACTACTCCATCTTTTATGAAGTGATTAATACCACCCAGTATACAAACAAAACCCCGTGTTGGTTGCTTCTGGACTAATACTGTACCAGTTCAGGTATGAGCTTGAGCAAGAACGAGAGCTCACGCTGTGAAAATTTAGGCCTTGTCCCCTCCTTAATCTGCTCCTCTCCTTCCTCGGTGGCTGGTCTGGTGAAATCTGAAACAGCTTCTGTGATCTCTTTAACCAGGTCAACAATTACACCATTGATTCCCATCAGATGCTGCATGTAAACAGCTTCAGGAACATTGCTGCACATGAATTGTAAAGACATCAGCAACCACGAAGCTGGATAGAACAAAGCATGAGCCATGTTAACAAGCTAGAAAAAAAGGCTTACTTGAGCTGGCCATATGTCAGAAGGGAAAGATTGGAATCTTTGATTCTGGCTATTGTCGATGGATTTCTGAAGACTCCCCTGACTTCTGAAACAATGCCTTGCAAGCCACATGCCGAGCATAATTTGATGGCCTCATCCAATGAGTTTCTTCTCACATCTTCGAAGGTTTCAGTCCCAGCCTCAGTGAGGAAAAACACCTAGACCAAGAATCAAAAACACTGTTATAACAAAACCATATCGCCTTTAATATAGTTTTCTTATCCCCTTACACATATTTTTAGCACATTTTGGCTGGTCCTGATTCTTATCATACTCTCAGAAAACAAAATAGTTACTTCTTACTAATATGTGATAATGATGGATATTTCCCATCCTTCTTTCTTAAAAAGGGACTAAGACATACAAGATCTACTTACAGGATAAATGCTCTGCAGTTTCCTAATTAGCTGTGCTGCATCAGGTTGGAAGGTTGAGAAGATGATGGGCCTATCATTGGCATACTCAAAAACTACCTGACCAAcataattgagaaaaaaattggaAATATCCATTAACAATTTTGAATTGTGGAGTATTAAGCTTTCTAACAATAGATTTACGACCGGAACATGAAATGAACTAAAGAAACCATACCTGCAAGACGGCTTCAAGAGCATGAGTAAGCTCTTCTTCTCGGTAAACAATGTAGTCATCAAATTTTAGCTCGATGTTGAAACCAATATGGGAATTAACCCTCTGAAATGCCTCTTGCAATGTGCAAAAAGAATCATCATCTTCTACAATCCAACTCAAAACTCTCCCATCTTTAGCCTTTCTAAACAATGATTTCCCCACCTGAAGTCCCATGCATTCCccaaaataaataactaaataaaaaCATCATATATTGAGTTCTTTGATTTAAACAGAGGATTAATACAGAAGATATAGTGAGAATTACCTTCCCATTCTCTCTTTGAGGCCCATAGGACAGGAATTCCTCCAAGTAGAGATCTGTCACCCGCCTCTCGGATATATTTCCCTACATAGTCCAAAGGCAATAGAATGTGTCAAGAAAATGAGTTGAAAAATAGTTTGGCTTAAAATGAACCAAGAGTTCAAAAGGCAGAGACAAACTTACATTTTCTTCTGTAAGGACCATGTCATCGTGAAAGATGATCGGGCATCCATCTCTGGTCACCTACAAAATGACATCCATGGTTCTCCTCTAAGGTTCTTCACCCAACCAATTtacttttttaattaaaaaaacaagacagaagaaaaaacaaaaagatagATCAATCAGTTCTGTGAACACAGGATGATGAAAATTGTGGAGATTGAGAGGAAGGAAAATAGCAATTTGGTTCGACAAATTTGATAAACTTGCTACTCATGAAGAACGAAGACTATTGAAGGGTATTAAGGCCAAGCAAATGGACCATATTCCATATATGTATGGATCCTAAATAACAAATAGACAGAATCATTATTTCCACATCAGCTAGAATAATAAAGGCACAAAGAATATGCTTGGATTCAAATAATTGACAGTAACAATAACCATAACCATCAAGTGTTTTCCCAAGTTAGTGGACATATTTTGCAAGAAACCAAAATGCGCAGTATGACAATTTCCACGACaccagactttctctctctagtctctaGGTGTTACTTGGGATGGCAACCTCAGACTCATCAGACAGCAAAGACATATTTCGGTGCCTTTTTTTTTGAAAGACAGATTCCAATGTTGAAGCATCAAATAAAGAATCTTATTCCTTCCTTGTTAAACACTTCATTGAAGCATCTTTTATCACTAGCATAATAAATCAAGATCAaactatttttgataaaaaaaaaaaccataggACATGTTTTCCATTCTTCAATATGTATTAATGCATAAGCAGAATGTCCAATAATAAAATGAGAAGAAGCCActgtcatgccccgaacccatCATCTGAGCCAACGATGTGGCAACCACTTTAAAAATTCATCCTCTTTCTTCCTTTGTAGAGTTAATATtactttatcttcaaatcatctTTCTTCTGGGTGACAACCTCTTTTTTCCCATTAAAACCATTAAAAAAAccacatttttcttctttttctatttctgAAAAGTAAGATTCAAAGTTTCATAACGCTAGCTATTCTAAATCTAGTATCCATGTTTTACCAAAATATATATCATCTATTTGCACTACAAATGAGTCAATTTCTCATCAGGCCGAAATAAGACCACGCACCACCATACAGCTGCGCTTTATGATGTGCGAGCTAAGAAAATCATGCCAGCTCGAATCATAAAGCAATGAGCTGCATGGCTTGTGATACGTCTGAGAAGcccaccaacaggattgaccgGTGGGTCAACCACCGGAGAAGATTCCGTGGTCCTCCGCACCATCACATGTTCCCTCCCCGTATCCGACGGCAGTAATTGCGACACGACGCACTCCAACATCCAAAATCGGACCACGTGAACGTTCACGGTCTGACCCGGGACCGGCCGCGTTCTCCGGTGCGGTCTGAAATCACGTGACAAGCCCTTCTTTgttatttctttatttattaaCCTAACAACTTTCCTCCGATCGGTGCGGGGAGACCAATAAGTCGGCCCACGCAATTAAAGACCCGGCAAGTTAAAGTGAAAGAGGGGAAAGAACTCGGCTGCGAGAAAGAAGCCCAACAACGGTACGGTAAAGAAAACAGAAGCAAGAGACGAGCGTCGGAGATCGCGAAAAAGGCCAACGGCGTCGTACCTGGACGTCGAACTCGACCAAGTCGATGGGGAAGCTGGCGGCACGGTTGAAGGAGAGGAGGGAGTTCTCCTTGACGGCCGTCATCCGCCGGTCCGGCGACTCCAGCGCGTTCATGCCGCTTCCCCGGTGGCCCAACACGGTGAACGCCGCCGCCTTCCACGGCGGTCGCACCACCTTCGCCCCTGTAATCCCCCAAACCAATCCAATGGTTCAGATATCCAGATCAGATCAGATCCAAGAAAgtgaagaaagataaagaaagagagacagagagagagggagagagatggcaCCTTTCGGAAGGCGGGCGGAGGAGAGGGCGACGGAGGGGCTCTCCGGGACCTGGTCGAGATTGGGGACGTTGGAGACATGGACGGCCTTGAGAGCCATTGCGGACAATATCAACAAATCGGGGGCAAAAGAGAGGGGATTTAGGTTAGGGTTTTGGGAGCTCTTGGAGGACTCTCGGTGAGGCGGAGGAGGAGCCCGGACGAGGGGTCTTTAAAGGACGAAGGAGAGGGAGTTGACGGTGGGGTTTATGCTGTCGGATATTCTCGTGGGGGCCAGCTTCCGCCCCCTCGGAATTCCAACGTTCTTGGGAGCAAGAATATTCCGTTAGAATAAACGGCAGGCAGGCTCCACTATTCCATCCCGTTTTGGAGGGAAGCCGGTGTGCTTTTGTATGCGTGCGTCTGCATAAAGATCAACGATACGAATACCAGATTATCAAATTTGGACGGTAGATATAATGATGGCACAGAATTTTGTATGCATGTGGTGGTAAGGTAGGATTTATGGTGGATGGTCGGGATTTGTAATATGGCTGGGAATTTGTTCGTGCCCTCCCACTTCCAAAGACCAGATCTACGTATTAAATGGACCAGGTCCAGGGGACTAGTCCAACAAATCAGTCGCCATGCCCTcgcctccgtattgcatgcaccaggtgcaattggaccgcgtcaaatcccacggtggacaACACGCCATGCTACCCCTTGTATTTAAAGAATTCGATCCACCGTACATACTTTGGGATTTGGATTGCACCTGGGTCTCCAGTGACTAGGGTACACAGGGTTGACATGTGGCGTTCATTGTATGACCTGTGCCACGTTAGAGGGCTATAATTATTTGCtccataattatatatttagcgTGCCTGCAAATCTTGCAATTGGCGCACGTGACTGGTTTTAGATGTGTGGAGAATTAGTCATGTTTATGAGGCGTCAACTTTGTTCTTTGACCATGGGTCAGCTCCACGTAATGATTACTTGTCAAAATATAACCGGATTTATCTGGTCTAATAATCGAAGCATCCAACTCATAACCAAATCAGATTGGTTGTCCACAAGGTGTTTGGTGAGACTGCGTGGTCGTTGCAACTTACAAGAAGAGAGAAGATAGGCCTGTGTAATTATGCACACATGCAAGCACTGGACGCATGCATGCGTGCGTGCATCCACACATACGTAAATATTAGATTAACATGACGCGGCGGATGATGGCatgataaatatatatacatacatacacaaatAAATATATACGTATAATCGTCAAACATCTTGTACAAATCATATGGTCAACTGGTGAATGTGCTCATAACGATAAGCAGACGCATTACACGCATGCATGTACCAGAACAGTCAATGACATGACACTTCTTTAATAAATTCACATCGTCAACTTGTAACATGTAAAGCCTACCTTTGCTAGAAGTATCAAATCGTCAAACATCTTTGTACAGGGCATAGCTAAAGGGGAAATCTATTCACCATCTGTCAGAGAATGATGACATACAtacagtgattatctcgatgagcAATAAAATCTTAATAATTCTTTAACTAATATTGTTTCGCGAAAGTAACAAAAGAAAAACTTTGCATCTATGGTGGAGCATTATAATCTGTCAAGAACTATTTTGGTTGCAGCGAGCTATCACAGTTGATAGTAGATTAGGTCAGCATGAAGAGGTTCTGAGCTCAATTTGTGGATGGAGGCCTGTCTTTAgaagtaattttaatatttataataatttatgcATGTTGATGCCAAAAAAAATTGTCACTACAAAGTGATACTCTACATCTAATATGCAACTTATGTGCATGTCTCGCAAATGTTATCACAtattaatctaaaaatttcaaCTACCATGCTTGCATGCATACgtgcatgtatatatgtacgtCAAATTTACTTATACATACGTAAGCAAGCAGCTTATGTGCCTAGCAAATGCTaatcctttttttctctttttttgcgtCATGGTTGAGTTGATTTGACATTGATTTCTTCCCGTCCCATGCATCTAATAGATAATGCTAGATATGTTCCGATGCTCTAACCAACATGCCACTCTGAGTGCTTAAAAAGTTGGTGTACATTTTTGTGACTGGAAGCTCGACATTGGATATATTCCAAGACTGGATTAAAACTACGATTCTTTTTCTTTAGATTTCATAATCTCTCCACCACTAATCCCACTATAGGTTCCAGGTTGCAACTCATCTACCAAGTTCTAAGGTTGCTTCTATACTATAACCGGAATCCAGATTTGGAAGTCTAATCTTCTTTAAGCCACGATGTCATGACACTTCTTTAATAAATATACTCCTTATTCTCCTCCACGTTGTAATTGATTTAGGCAATTTATATTTTTGTCCAGTCTACATCGGAGTTGTAGTAAGGAGGTCTGGTATTTCTGTTTGCTTGATTTTTCAGTTACCTAAGGGTTGGTTcacttaaaaaatttagaaacaaAATAGGCTTACTTGTCAtcttgttctttctttttcttctttctgtaAATTTAAGAAAGACGTCTGGACCTCGTTCTACATTGAGACCATGACATATGGGTGCCAAAGcatcacaaaaaagaaaaaagaaaagaaaacaaaagaaatctTGGTTAGCTTTCGTTATGGGCACGCTAGGCATCCTAGCTCAAAGGCATCCCCCGTCTCGATCACTTTGTTCATCATGTGACATATCATGCCTTCTACAACATTGTTTATTTAAGAAATTCTGCTAGCTGATCATATCAATCTAGCTAGCTAATTGAGGAATGGCCACTAGCTCTATGGAAAGTTTGATGGCCTTAAAACAAGAATGGTCTGGATTGCATTTTTCAcacgaaaaaaataattaatttttttttcatgatatcaATCATTGGATCGCATCTACACAGATCTCAAaacaatccaatttttttttattcatctatctATATAAATCTCAAAGCGATCATTGCACGATCTAATGCCGGATTCGTGCGAAATTCTCCTTCTTTCGCATGGAGACACAACCCCGCCCTAAATTAAGTAAATTGGCTAGCAATGTGCATGCCAGCTGTGTGATGAGAATAAGGCACTATCATTTTCTTTTTGCAATTAGAACCTCTTACATGTTTGATGATATAATTGATTATGGTCATtggcctattttttttttttttggtaagaatggTCATTGGCCCATTAGCAGCCACTCCCAACAACTTCCGGCTTATAATCAGGCTCGCTCCATCCTTTATGTCATCTAATCTTTCAATCATGCATGAACTCCCTTCAGATATCAAGGTCACTGCTAGGTTAGTTCCAAATTCTGGTACATGACAAGTTTGGTTTTGGGTTTACCCACATACCGTTTCTAAGTCTGTATTTCTTATGGTCTCGTGTATTTAGAGGATAGCCCGCTAAAAGGGGCTCTGGGCTCGGACCTCCGAACCCGGGGTTGAGGGCCATGTATAGGTTTTGCCCAACCCAGGAATACTTATGTGATTACATCTTTCTATTGTTTTGAGGGCTCTTGAGTCATGTCGCATAGAGAGTTTCTCATTGGAGTTTACTCCTCTCTACCATTTCCATCATTAGTGAAGCTTTCTCTGGTCATCTCCACCTTTGAAAATAGATCAtagtttttttcatttttttctgctAGTTTGCGGTCTCTAGATCTGTTCTCTTCACACAATAGTATATATGAGGTGCCCTATATAGCAAATCTCATACAAAGCATCAAGCATGTCGCTAGATTGAGATCTGATCATATGCCCCATATATAATGATCTTTAGTATATGTCATCTATTTTGCTAGCTATTGAAAGCTAACTCAAGATTGATGCATGAAGCACTTCTAATGGAAAGTTTGCCCATCTCACACCACATGCATTATCTATTCTATTCTTAAAATGAATCTCTAGCAACTCTTTCGTGAGATTCTTGACTCTAATTTTGATTTCCAAATGTCTTTTTGCATTGTGCATTTCTTATCCCATAAAGTGCCAGGTACGATTGATTAGAGTATTTGGCCTTGAACCATATGATGGAGGGTTCAGATTATCCCTCTAAAGTATATTATTATCTTTTATTTCTTAAACTACATATATGCATGGGTGCAACATTCTATTCCCTCTATATGTAGGGCTAGTTGTGATACAAATAACAAAAATTGTGATACAAATAACAAAAACACAACATCATTTGCAAGCAAACAGCAAAAATAGTAAACtcctatagtttttttttttttttttgaagaaactcttaaaatgcttttattttttttgataaaattaatatatttaaataattttaaaataaatacaatCTAGAGaatcaaaaagtaaaatattCTCTAATATGAAATGCTTTCCCTTCTCCCTATGTATATACAGAGATTCACTCAAGTGAAGTcaaatctctctttctctctctctatatatatatatatagagagaga
The sequence above is a segment of the Elaeis guineensis isolate ETL-2024a chromosome 7, EG11, whole genome shotgun sequence genome. Coding sequences within it:
- the LOC105048963 gene encoding glycerophosphodiester phosphodiesterase GDPD1, chloroplastic codes for the protein MALKAVHVSNVPNLDQVPESPSVALSSARLPKGAKVVRPPWKAAAFTVLGHRGSGMNALESPDRRMTAVKENSLLSFNRAASFPIDLVEFDVQVTRDGCPIIFHDDMVLTEENGNISERRVTDLYLEEFLSYGPQRENGKVGKSLFRKAKDGRVLSWIVEDDDSFCTLQEAFQRVNSHIGFNIELKFDDYIVYREEELTHALEAVLQVVFEYANDRPIIFSTFQPDAAQLIRKLQSIYPVFFLTEAGTETFEDVRRNSLDEAIKLCSACGLQGIVSEVRGVFRNPSTIARIKDSNLSLLTYGQLNNVPEAVYMQHLMGINGVIVDLVKEITEAVSDFTRPATEEGEEQIKEGTRPKFSQRELSFLLKLIPELVQY